The following DNA comes from Rhineura floridana isolate rRhiFlo1 chromosome 18, rRhiFlo1.hap2, whole genome shotgun sequence.
GGAAATTACGCTTGGATAAATGGAAGATTAAATTCTTAACAAGCAAGCAGTATTTTCTAAGAATAATTGGTTGTTGTCGTCATTTATTTATACCCATGGCTTTGTTATCAGTACAGGTTGggcccccttcctttttttttctagTCAAGCCCCATATCTTTTTTCTCCATGTTGTAGTCAGGCCCTGTGATTAAGATCCCTCCTcctagtatttattttattgtttgcaccattcgctctgtgtgtgtatgtgtgtgtgagagagagatgaatATCTGCTATTGAACACGGGGCCTTTACAACTGAGTGATTTTGCTAGGAAATTGTGGGATTGTTCCTCTGCATGGATTGTAAAATCTTCCTTCTCTTTTGGAACTTTGGGGCTTCTTAAAGCAGAATTGGAGAAcctttcaccctccagatgttcagaGGTTGcagaacttcagctcccatcagcctcagcgatCATGCCCAGTTGCCAGGGGTGGTGATGGGAATCATCATCATTAACATTTATTTCCTTGtaacccagggcaggttacaacaattttaaaacatggtattaaaaacaacctaaaatcacaaaataggatgggtcctaaaattgTGTCTCATGTGTCGaacccagggtaaagaggtgcatcttaagCATTCGTCAGACACACCTTGGTGGTGAGGGAGGTTCCAATCCTAAAGGCcttcacagagaatgccctttcttGGGCCACCACCCACCTggttctgagggtggcggaagtACCAAAAGAGGCCCCTCTGCTGACCTCAAGTGGGTttgcagggaaggaggcagtctttcagatatttgggaccaaagttgtttaggactttaaacgcTAACATGAACACCTTCATTTGGGCCCAGAAGCAAACATTTTGTTACATGGGCCACATATTGACTTATTTCATAGTAACCTGACCCCCATGGATCTGAAAGCTAACACTGTGTGTGATCTTTTGGTTGAGGTTATGTATGAAAAAAGCCTAAATCTATTACAAATTATTATTAAGAGCAGGGTATGAAATGATGCAGGGGGTGTACACTGCATGCTGCCTTTAATgttcatgtgtgtgcatgttcaACCATGTGCACTTGGGACAAGATGCATCTCCTCTCTCACTCCATTATTTAATTTCTAAACATCCTGGTGAGGATGCTAAATTATGAAGAATAGCCACATGAGTAATCCATGCAAACAAATGTTTAACAAGGCAGGCAGGCGAAACTTGGAAATGGTTATGGAAACTCATTCCTTAATGAGCCCTCTAGTATTAAGCCTCAATTTTTTAATAAACTCATTTTCAGATGGTACTTCCAGCTAGACATAATTGAATATACCGAGGAACCAATCATCTGTGCTGGAGACACAAAAGTACAAATGCTGAATACATGTATTTTGGTGCTGTCCCAAAATAAGACCCTTCTGGATTGCAGGACTAGAAGAAATAGATTATGTGGCAGTATACGTGCTACCAGTAAATCCAACAGTTGTCTTATTGGGATATGTAAAAGTCCATGTCCTCTTCCAAGACAAAGAGAGAACGCACATTCTGCCAGCAGCCTGTATGGCAATTAGTTTTAAGTGGGGAGGAAATCGATGCTCCAATGTTAGATGACTAGATCACAACTGTATGGGATAGTGTCCAAATGAGAAATCTAATATAGTGAGAGTAAGAGAAGGAGACAGATTGATGGTCCTATTATTGAAAAATAGGTCCCTTTTTATTAGGTTCTGTACTCTGTATTGTGAACATTGTAAAAGCATGGGGTGGTGTTCCGCGCACTCATTCCATCAGAGTTCCATTTCAAGGGCTTTTGACTATaccacagaacttcccctccttctctgcATGCTTGTCCCCTGTGCACCTCCTAAACCTGTGCttgatatcccccccccccagtctccagagcagatttgaagagagggaggggacatCCCATtatacaaatggaaatccttgtgctgatggaatgagtGCATTGAAAGCCGCCCATGAGATCAAACCCTTCaccaaaaagagcaaaaatatttGTAGATTGCCTTTCCAAGAGGATATTTTGTACCTTCTAAAATAATTCActatagtatttatttgttttgttatgCTATTTGTCGTCTCGCATTTCTTAAAAAACGCAATTGTCGTCATCATCAAGgcatttgtgtgtgcgtgcaagtGTTTTGGCAAGCTTTACACTGAGGTGTCTGTAGAACGCACACGGCTTTGTCATTAGCAAAGTTGCATCCTAATTTAGGGTAGATCAGAATAACAGTGAAGGGGGATTATGTATGCGGTTGACCTTGTGCAGAGTTGTGTGATCATAGCTGAAAGAGCTGAAGTTGTAAGTAATGCTTAGAATTTCAAGTGCCCCCAAAATTGAAAATTTTGTATGTCCCAAGTCAATCACTGAGATTATCGGGGGGGGCACTTATTAGTGGTGTCCCATGGGCCAGAAGCACAACTCATGTCAATGAGACATGGTAGTCTCTTGCAGCAGAAACCAGCCAagagcaccttaaagacttaacagATCTACTACAGCATAATAAATTTTGTGGATGGCAAATGCATCTGATGACATGGACTGTAGCCCATGAAAGCTTCTGCCATAATAGATTGGTTagactttaaggtgccacaagatctTTGTTGTGATTCTAGTAGGATTATTTCTTTGTTGTTAATGTTATTTCCAATGTTTTGATGAGAGAGACATACATGCTCCCTCCCCAACTGTTTTTGAAGGTGtggcctttttaaaaagtcaaagcaTTGAAAGTGAAttatttcctttttcttctcttccgtttcccccccctttatttttttTAGGGAAGAAAAAATCCCAGGAGGCTAAAAACAAAGGAAAGAAAGCAATAGATAAAAAGCAGAAGACTGTTTTGGATTTAGCTTCTGACGATATGAGGGAGCCTAAGGAAGGTAAGACAGgtatgtgtctgtgtgcatgcgtgagagagagagagcgcacactTGCAGACAATTTGTGTATTGAACATTTATCCTGATTCGTTTGCAGACACATTAAATGGCGTTGGCTATTTAATtagcatccattctgatttgtttgctgggaggcTAGAAGGCGTTACATGAGAGTGccatcccacattttccagtgcagtttCCTCATTGtaaagagttgtatccaatgcttgtcctactcagagtaaaaccaTTGAAGTTAAGGAACATGACTAACgtaagtctattaatttcagtgggccttctctgagtaggacttagttggatagaaCGCCAAAAGACCCAATCTTCTGGAGAAGCGGATTTGTTGCGCAAGAGTTCCAAAGCAAGTTTAATTGAGCAACCTGATTTTGCCGGGATGTCATTGAATCCCGCCTAAAAATAGTGTCAGTCTAGAGGCGCCCAGAGTTAATTTCAAACACTCTTTCTCTAATAGGGAATTCAACTGGTGAGTGCCACTAAGATTATAGATAAATGGGGCAATTTAGAAACAAAAGGAAAGTTCCAGCATGCTTGgcgtttgcagaagtacaaaaaatctttAGGGCAAAAATGGCTCAATAACGACTGAGCGCAGTCGGTAGCGATAGAATGCGGAGCGATAGCTGGAAAAGAAGGGTGGTGAGGGGAGAACGGCTAGGATCTGTGCTGAACCTGATGCTACGATTGGTCCAAGCCTGTTGGAGGTCCCAGTAGGACTGCCACGTTTCATcccgtgggatcggtttcagttgttgcagcctgaCTTGGACAGGGCACTCATGACAGGAAGGCCGACTATGTGCCCTCtcgatccctgcccatcatgtaggaggggattgactggatgggcccaaggagtggttaatgcctcattACAGGAAGGGGTTATGCCCACTGTCTTGCAAGAGGTGGTGGTAAGGCCCCTCTTGAAACACTTTGGGACCAAGCACATAAAAGGTGCGCCTCCCCCAGTATCAGCCATCTCAGGCCGTACAATCAGCAGGGGAGGTCCTCTATGTTTTTGCTCCCCGGTTGGTATTGGCCCATGAGAGGACCCATTTATTGGCAGCTCCCATTTTGagatgccctccctggtgaggtgagCCTCTCGCCCttattactgactttcaggacaaatttaaaaacattactgTTTACCTAAGCTGAATGACACTGGCCATTATTCGTATGTgattgttttaatggtttttaatggttttcaagacgttttattttatattaaattgtattgttttaacattctaatgtctggaaagaagggcaggacaaaattgttgttgttatgatgatgatgtgataATAATAGAgaaagtggcccttgggctgaagaagTTTCCCTATCCCTGTTTTATAGGGTGCTATCTATTTCAAAGCTAAACCTGAAATTCACAGCGGAATCCTGGAAATACATTTGGAGTGTTCCGTGAACTTTAACCCGTCCCCTTTTTCTCTTTTGCAGGCCATAAACAGGAGGACGAAACGCCCTCTGTTTCAGCGGTGCTGTCACTGGAACAGACAGCTGTGATCCAGGAGATGGTAGATCAAGACGCGCTTCCAAACTTGGTCACCCCCAGTCCGACCAGTGGGCCCCATTCAATGCCCGAAGACAAATCGGAAGCAATAACGTGTGAAACAAacgtggaggaggaggagccagaggAGGAGCCTGAGGAAGATGGGGAAGAGCCTGAGGAGGatacaggggaggaagaagaggaggaggaagaggaggaacccgaggaagaagaggaagacgcTAGCTTACCTAAAGGAAGTCCTGACATGGAACCGATGTCCATGTGTGAATACAAGCTGGAGTCCGTGGAAGAGCAGAGCAGCATATCTGAAGACTCTCCAGAAAGCTCCCCCAAGAAAAAGCCTGTGGTTAAATTTCCCAGAGTGAGAGACGAATCCAATGGCAACATCCAAGGTACGTTCATGTTTCCGTGTCAACATTGCGAAAGGAAATTTACCACAAAGCAGGGACTTGAACGCCACATGCATATCCACATTTCAGCGATCAGTCATGCGTTCAAATGCCGCTACTGTGGCAAAGCCTTCGGCACACAGATTAACCGGCGGAGGCATGAGCGGCGCCACGAGGCCGGACCCAAAAGGAAACCGTTCCCATTGCTGTCTTCAGCCCAGCCATCTGAAGGTAGCGCCAAGAGCCAAGGCGTTACCGAAGACGGTATTAAAGAGGAAACAAACTCCAGGCAAGACTTCATAGCCACGGAGACTGAGAAAGTTTCTCTCGAAACGCCAAGTCCTGTTCTCTTTGAAGACAGCAAGGAACCCAAGGAACTGCATCCATGCAAATATTGCAGGAAGGTTTTTGGCACCCACACCAATATGCGCAGGCACCAGCGGAGGGTCCACGAGCGTCATCTCATCCCCAAAGGTGTCAGGAGGAAACCGGAGGAGCCCCAGCTTCCAGCAGAGAAAACCCAGCAAGCCCAAAATGTGTACGCAGCGAGCACAGACCTCGAAGAGGAGGGCGAGGCTGATGATGTGTACATTATGGACGTTTCCAGTAACATATCTGAAAACCTCAATTACTACATTGATGGTAAGATTCAGTCGAACAGTACCACAAGCAACTGCGATGTGATTGAGGTGGAATCCAGCTCGACAGAACTCTATGGAATAAACTGTTTACTTAGTCCTGTGACGGTGGAAATATCTCCAAATTTAAAGGCTACACCAGTGCACCTAATGGAGGTATCTAAGGAGTCGCCAGTCAGTGGAAACGCTGAACCCAAAAAGAGAAGGACTACAAGTCCTCCTCTCCTGCCTAAGATAAAAACCGAAATGGATCCGGAGCCGATCACATCATTGTGCTCCTTGACTATCCCTCTTACTATATCGGCAGCTGAGAGCTTGCCTTTCCCCAAAgagaaaagtatttatttatcatCAAAACTGAAACAACTTCTCCAGACGCAGGATGGGAACAAAGTAGCACCATCTCCCCCATTATCATCATCTGAAATCCCCAAACTGGGACTCCCAGCCTCATCTTCGCCCCTTCTCCCCACAGCCTCCAGCAGGTTCAAAAGGAGGACCAGTTCCCCTCCTAGTTCACCCCAGCACAGTCCGGCCCTTCGAGACTTCAGCAAAGCAGGTGAGGGGAAATCTGTTTGGAAAGATGCTGTTTTAGGCTCGAAAATCCCCAAGTTAGAGAGTCATAATAATTCACCTGCGTGGAGCTTATctgggagagaagaaaaagacAGTGTCAGCCCTCTTTGTTTAGAAGAGTATAAAGCATCAAAGGACTGGACGCCAAGTCCTCCGTTTGGTAATGTGTGTAACCAGCAGCCTTTGGACTTATCCAGTAGCATGAAGCAAAGGTCAAACTGCAAGCATAGGACTCAGGCTCCCTGGGAGTCGGTGTTAGATCTCAGTGTCCATAAAAAGCCTTGCAGTGACACCGAAGCCAAGGAGAATAACTTGGCACCACCAGCGTGCAGCGGTGTCAAGAAGAAGCCAACTACATCCATGTTGCAGAAAGTTTTGTTGAACGAATATAATGGGACTGATTTGTCATCTGAAAACCCTGCAGCTGAAGTGAATCCAAACCTCGGTTTGTGCAAAGTAGCAGAAGAGCATCCAGACCCGGAGTCCAGTGCTGGCCTCCTTGTACCGGTGGTCGAATCGGGTTCCCCGATCCCCTCTGCTCAGATGCCTGTACTTCCAACATCTACTGCATCTTCAAGTCAGATTCCACCTCTCCTGACTCCAACAAGCTCTCCTTCTCCACCACCCTGCCCGCCTATGTTAAAGGTTCCCACACCACCACCCCCTCTCCTTCCTACTGTTCCCTCCCCACTTCCAGAAGAGCCTATGAGTGTCACTCCAAGTTCGTGCCCTTCTCCCTTATCAAATACCACTGCTCAATCCCCCCTTCCAATCCTTTCTCCTACAGTCTCGGCATCACCCGTCCCTTCAGTAGAACCTCTTAGTTGTGCTTCACCTGGGCCTCCCAacctctcttcttcttcttcttcttcctcctcctccttttcctcctcctcctcttcgccATTGTcatcctcctctccttctcctcctcctctttcagtgGTCTCTTCAGTTCTTTCCCCTGGCGATAACCTAGAAAACTCTGTCCCTATTATGTCTTTTAAGCAAGAGGAGGTGGAGAATGAGTGTCAAAAGCTAAGGGAAGACCCACACAGGTCAAGCGAAGCAGATATCATTCAGGAAACGTTTAACAAGAGTTTTGTGTGCAATGTCTGCGAGTCACCTTTTCTGTCCATTAAAGATCTTACCAAACATTTGTCTGTTCATGCCGAAGAGTGGCCCTTCAAATGTGAATTCTGTGTCCAGCTCTTTAGAGAGAAAACAGATTTGTCAGAACATCGCTTTTTGCTCCACGGCGTCGGGAATATCTTTGTGTGCTCCATCTGCAAAAAAGAATTTGCTTTTCTATGCAATTTGCAGCAGCACCAGCGGGATCTTCACCCTGATAAAGAATGCACACACCACGAGTTTGAAAGTGGGACTCTCCGACCGCAGAACTTCACAGATCCCAGTAAGGCAAAGACCAAACACATGCAGATTCTGCCCGAAGATTCCTCTGGACCTTctaaagaggaagaggaagatgaggagcTGAACGATTCCTCTGAAGAACTTTATACAACTATCAAAATAATGGCTTCTGGAGTCAAGTCAAAAGATCCAGATGTCCGGATGGGTCTCAATCAGCACTACCCAAGTTTTAAACCCCCTCCATTCCAGTATCACCACCGCAATCCTAACGGGATTGGAGTCACTGCCACAAATTTCACGACTCATAATATTCCGCAGACCTTCACCACTGCCATCCGCTGCACCAAGTGTGGGAAAAGTGTAGACAACATGCCTGAATTGCACAAACACATTCTGGCTTGTGCTTCTGCCAGTGACAAGAAACGGTATACCCCAAAAAAGAACCCCGTGCCGTTAAAACAGACCGTTCGGCCTAAAAATGGTGTTGCCCTCCCAAGCCCGGCGAGCAATGCGTTCAGACGTGTAGGCCAGCCCAAGAGACTCAGTTTCAGCATTGAGGTAGGCCGAATGTCTTCTAACAAACTCAAAATCAGTGCGTTGAAGAAGAAAAACCAACTTGTCCAGAAAGCCATTTTGCAAAAGAAGAGATCTCAGCAGAAGGCAGAGTTGAGGAACAGCACAGCAGAGTCCAGCACTCACATCTGTCCTTACTGCAACCGGGAATTCACATACATTGGGAGCTTGAACAAGCATGCTTCTTACAGCTGTCCCCAAAAGCCCATTTCCCCTTCCTCTAAGaagaagtctaaaaagagaagcaTGACATCTACCAGCAGCGATAAAACTAGCAACCAGCGCCGGCGGACAGCAGACGCTGAGATCAAAATGCAAAGCACACAGACTCATCTAGGCAAGACCCGAGCTCGCAGCTCAGGACCCATGCCGCTTCAGCTTCCATCCGCATCCTTCAAATTGAAACAAAATGTCAAATTCATACAGCCTGTTAGATCCAAAAAGCCAAGCGGCCAGTTGGCCACGAGGAACACCAGCCCTCTAAGGATGTCCAGAATGATCCCAGTGGAGGGCAAAAGAGCAAAAGGGGCGGTAACCAAAAACAGTTCCTATGGCCTCTCGAGCAAAGCATCCCGCAAGCTACACGTCAGGATACAAAGGAGCAAAGTGGCCTTGGCCAGCAAGTCGACTGTGACAAATAAAAAAAAGGTGGACAGATTCAGCCTGAAGTCGAGAGAGAGAGTTGGCGGCCCCGTCACCCGGAGCGTGCAGCAGGCGACCAGCACTGACGTGGCAGAGAACAAGAGAGAAGAAACAAGCGCACGGCAGGAGCCAAAAGATTTCAGGTGAGgttgaccctgcacttctaaacacacttatgatGGCGTTGAACCCTATTGAATCCAGCGGGGCTTACTtgcaagttttaaaaaattaaaatgctttcaagattgcactgtaaagcagTCACTTTAGGCTTTAAAAGCCTGTGCTCTACTGCTAAACTATGCTCCTTCCCCAAAATTCAGCCAAGATACAATCTGAGGTCTGGTTCCGTAGCAGATCAAGTCACTATTGCAAGTATATTCTTATTTCTCAGAGTAATTTGCTCCCTATGTtactttttgtaagcagtttcccAGTGACCCTGTTTCCGTCGTTCCACCACCTGTCCTTTTTGAACTGTGCCACCCTGCTAGGtgcattgtttgttttttaatctccGTCTTCTAGTTTGttaatctttttgttgttgttgtttctttccATCTAGGAACCTCCTGTAACGAAAGGAAACAGACAAAAAATAATATCTCCGATATTTGTAAATGAAATTTCCTAACTGATGAGCTTGAGCTGTTGGATGCTCAGCTTGGAGAAGACGAGCACGGAGGCCCCGATCGTCCAAGCTTGAAAGGTTCAGCCCGAGTCGACTTCACCCCCAAAGGCTTGCCAATGTGCTCACATGCCGGGGATGAAGATTGGCATGCAGCAGCCAAACTAAGGGAATGATtggctgcaaaaagaaaaaagcaggcaGGGTACATGGTTGTTCCTTGTCTCCCCCTCTCTAAAACtaccccatttttatttttaaaggacatGGTTCGAACTACGCTGGAGCGAGCCCTGCCACGGAATCCATAGCTCATTCTTCTACTTTGCTTTCTTACCTGATGAaaagcatggggggagggggatccgaGGAGACAAATAAGAGATGGTGCCACCAAAACATATTCAAAGCCACGTCCTCATCAGAAGCTCCCCGTATATTCAGGGATGACAACACGTTTAACTGCACTcaaatttttatttgtattttttttttttttgcttgcacGTCGAGTCTCTCTATGCCTTTGTTTTTATATCAGCCAGTATGAAAAGACTCTGCAATGGGGAGAACTGAGAGTCCCTGTCGCTCTTCCCCCTCACAGCACCTGCACTCACTTCccagacttttattattattattattaatttgttttgaacGGGTGGGAGGGCAGCCCGGATGTCGCCATTGCTTTCCATGATCATCTTCTTTGTGCATGGGAGAGGGGGCTgttggaggggaaggaggaagatttGCCTGTCAACCTTACTGGCATCCGTATCTGAAATCTTATCCTTTGGGATGTCACCCACACTTTATTGTGACTGGCTTGTTTGCTATATAAGACTGTATAGCACAACGGAATACACAACTGTTAATTGGCATCTGCATCAAATAGCAAGAGCTACAATTTTTTCCTAGTTGTAAAGCAAGATGAGGATTATTATTTTCCTGGAAATAAtatgtttgttttgttctttttccaCACaccttgggggtgggtggggggggaAGTTGTTAGTTTTCTTTATgcacccatttaaaaaaaaccttatttgTTCTTCACTTAAAAAGTAATCTACCTCTTAAAATttgtagttttaatattgtttggtgAATTTGTGCCACTTTAACACTTTCTCTTTCACTATcattcccttttttcctttttttttctttttgtttcattACATTTTTTCCCGGTTTATGGGGACTTCTACGTCGAACTATTGTATAAAGCATTTGTAGCAAgtttggaaaaaaaataaaatatttaaaattatttaaattctttttttttttttggcacgtCAGTTGTATTATatgatttacattttacattcattttgttttattgtgggggaggaagggggttGTTCATCTGGATACTGTTCCTGTATTAAAGTTTGCCGTTCtgtagtttttgttttgtttttggagaGTGATATAAAGGCTATTCTAATAAAGACATTAAAATTTCCAATTTGCCATACAAAAAGAAAGGGGGGTTGTCATTGCTTTTAAACATGGCATCATTGGAgatatttaaaatacagaaaataggcaaagtgtgtgtgtttgtgcgtgcGTGCACTCATATATAAAAGAGAAGAGAGATCTTACCATTATGGTaacctctggatgttgttggactgtttatttatttaggagatgtttgtttgtttattattaagctgatatcccacccttcctgccaaaaAGGAGGGTCAGGGTTGCAAACACAGAAGccataaaacaatgaaaacatctaaaaacaattccagtgcagatgcagacgagaaggtgcctgtctaatatttaatgggaaggAATTTGAAAGGGAAGGTGACAAAACACTAAAGGC
Coding sequences within:
- the PRDM2 gene encoding PR domain zinc finger protein 2 isoform X3 — encoded protein: MNQNSIEPAVSVETLADVPAHVLKGLPEEVRLLPSAVDKTRLGVWATKPIFRGRKFGPFAGDKKKRSQVKSNVYMWEVYYPNLGWMCVDATDPEKGNWLRYVNWARSGKEQNLFPLEINRTIYYKTLKPIEPGEELLVWYNGEDNPEIAAAIEEERISNRSKRNSPKAKKGKKKSQEAKNKGKKAIDKKQKTVLDLASDDMREPKEGKTGHKQEDETPSVSAVLSLEQTAVIQEMVDQDALPNLVTPSPTSGPHSMPEDKSEAITCETNVEEEEPEEEPEEDGEEPEEDTGEEEEEEEEEEPEEEEEDASLPKGSPDMEPMSMCEYKLESVEEQSSISEDSPESSPKKKPVVKFPRVRDESNGNIQGTFMFPCQHCERKFTTKQGLERHMHIHISAISHAFKCRYCGKAFGTQINRRRHERRHEAGPKRKPFPLLSSAQPSEGSAKSQGVTEDGIKEETNSRQDFIATETEKVSLETPSPVLFEDSKEPKELHPCKYCRKVFGTHTNMRRHQRRVHERHLIPKGVRRKPEEPQLPAEKTQQAQNVYAASTDLEEEGEADDVYIMDVSSNISENLNYYIDGKIQSNSTTSNCDVIEVESSSTELYGINCLLSPVTVEISPNLKATPVHLMEVSKESPVSGNAEPKKRRTTSPPLLPKIKTEMDPEPITSLCSLTIPLTISAAESLPFPKEKSIYLSSKLKQLLQTQDGNKVAPSPPLSSSEIPKLGLPASSSPLLPTASSRFKRRTSSPPSSPQHSPALRDFSKAGEGKSVWKDAVLGSKIPKLESHNNSPAWSLSGREEKDSVSPLCLEEYKASKDWTPSPPFGNVCNQQPLDLSSSMKQRSNCKHRTQAPWESVLDLSVHKKPCSDTEAKENNLAPPACSGVKKKPTTSMLQKVLLNEYNGTDLSSENPAAEVNPNLGLCKVAEEHPDPESSAGLLVPVVESGSPIPSAQMPVLPTSTASSSQIPPLLTPTSSPSPPPCPPMLKVPTPPPPLLPTVPSPLPEEPMSVTPSSCPSPLSNTTAQSPLPILSPTVSASPVPSVEPLSCASPGPPNLSSSSSSSSSSFSSSSSSPLSSSSPSPPPLSVVSSVLSPGDNLENSVPIMSFKQEEVENECQKLREDPHRSSEADIIQETFNKSFVCNVCESPFLSIKDLTKHLSVHAEEWPFKCEFCVQLFREKTDLSEHRFLLHGVGNIFVCSICKKEFAFLCNLQQHQRDLHPDKECTHHEFESGTLRPQNFTDPSKAKTKHMQILPEDSSGPSKEEEEDEELNDSSEELYTTIKIMASGVKSKDPDVRMGLNQHYPSFKPPPFQYHHRNPNGIGVTATNFTTHNIPQTFTTAIRCTKCGKSVDNMPELHKHILACASASDKKRYTPKKNPVPLKQTVRPKNGVALPSPASNAFRRVGQPKRLSFSIEVGRMSSNKLKISALKKKNQLVQKAILQKKRSQQKAELRNSTAESSTHICPYCNREFTYIGSLNKHASYSCPQKPISPSSKKKSKKRSMTSTSSDKTSNQRRRTADAEIKMQSTQTHLGKTRARSSGPMPLQLPSASFKLKQNVKFIQPVRSKKPSGQLATRNTSPLRMSRMIPVEGKRAKGAVTKNSSYGLSSKASRKLHVRIQRSKVALASKSTVTNKKKVDRFSLKSRERVGGPVTRSVQQATSTDVAENKREETSARQEPKDFRNLL
- the PRDM2 gene encoding PR domain zinc finger protein 2 isoform X1, with the protein product MCLFRTQPDFRMNQNSIEPAVSVETLADVPAHVLKGLPEEVRLLPSAVDKTRLGVWATKPIFRGRKFGPFAGDKKKRSQVKSNVYMWEVYYPNLGWMCVDATDPEKGNWLRYVNWARSGKEQNLFPLEINRTIYYKTLKPIEPGEELLVWYNGEDNPEIAAAIEEERISNRSKRNSPKAKKGKKKSQEAKNKGKKAIDKKQKTVLDLASDDMREPKEGKTGHKQEDETPSVSAVLSLEQTAVIQEMVDQDALPNLVTPSPTSGPHSMPEDKSEAITCETNVEEEEPEEEPEEDGEEPEEDTGEEEEEEEEEEPEEEEEDASLPKGSPDMEPMSMCEYKLESVEEQSSISEDSPESSPKKKPVVKFPRVRDESNGNIQGTFMFPCQHCERKFTTKQGLERHMHIHISAISHAFKCRYCGKAFGTQINRRRHERRHEAGPKRKPFPLLSSAQPSEGSAKSQGVTEDGIKEETNSRQDFIATETEKVSLETPSPVLFEDSKEPKELHPCKYCRKVFGTHTNMRRHQRRVHERHLIPKGVRRKPEEPQLPAEKTQQAQNVYAASTDLEEEGEADDVYIMDVSSNISENLNYYIDGKIQSNSTTSNCDVIEVESSSTELYGINCLLSPVTVEISPNLKATPVHLMEVSKESPVSGNAEPKKRRTTSPPLLPKIKTEMDPEPITSLCSLTIPLTISAAESLPFPKEKSIYLSSKLKQLLQTQDGNKVAPSPPLSSSEIPKLGLPASSSPLLPTASSRFKRRTSSPPSSPQHSPALRDFSKAGEGKSVWKDAVLGSKIPKLESHNNSPAWSLSGREEKDSVSPLCLEEYKASKDWTPSPPFGNVCNQQPLDLSSSMKQRSNCKHRTQAPWESVLDLSVHKKPCSDTEAKENNLAPPACSGVKKKPTTSMLQKVLLNEYNGTDLSSENPAAEVNPNLGLCKVAEEHPDPESSAGLLVPVVESGSPIPSAQMPVLPTSTASSSQIPPLLTPTSSPSPPPCPPMLKVPTPPPPLLPTVPSPLPEEPMSVTPSSCPSPLSNTTAQSPLPILSPTVSASPVPSVEPLSCASPGPPNLSSSSSSSSSSFSSSSSSPLSSSSPSPPPLSVVSSVLSPGDNLENSVPIMSFKQEEVENECQKLREDPHRSSEADIIQETFNKSFVCNVCESPFLSIKDLTKHLSVHAEEWPFKCEFCVQLFREKTDLSEHRFLLHGVGNIFVCSICKKEFAFLCNLQQHQRDLHPDKECTHHEFESGTLRPQNFTDPSKAKTKHMQILPEDSSGPSKEEEEDEELNDSSEELYTTIKIMASGVKSKDPDVRMGLNQHYPSFKPPPFQYHHRNPNGIGVTATNFTTHNIPQTFTTAIRCTKCGKSVDNMPELHKHILACASASDKKRYTPKKNPVPLKQTVRPKNGVALPSPASNAFRRVGQPKRLSFSIEVGRMSSNKLKISALKKKNQLVQKAILQKKRSQQKAELRNSTAESSTHICPYCNREFTYIGSLNKHASYSCPQKPISPSSKKKSKKRSMTSTSSDKTSNQRRRTADAEIKMQSTQTHLGKTRARSSGPMPLQLPSASFKLKQNVKFIQPVRSKKPSGQLATRNTSPLRMSRMIPVEGKRAKGAVTKNSSYGLSSKASRKLHVRIQRSKVALASKSTVTNKKKVDRFSLKSRERVGGPVTRSVQQATSTDVAENKREETSARQEPKDFRNLL